In the genome of Halobacteriovoraceae bacterium, one region contains:
- a CDS encoding acyl-CoA dehydrogenase family protein gives MSQQEGKQLNSVVGSFFYGEIEEAATFPFPSFTQDQKEMAKEMVSAIAKFSEDQIDSEKMDHESQIPVEIIQGLAELGLCGLAVPEQYNGMELDYSLYSRVFAEVARADASVATTLGAHQSIGYRALLNEGNEEQKAKWLPLLATGEKIAAFCLTEPSSGSDAYSIKTKAVDNGDGTFTITGQKLWITNGGMADFYSVFCKTDHEIEGKSVEKISCFIVEKEMEGVSFGEKEVKMGIKASETRAVYFDKVKVPAGNMIGGPGKGFKIAMNVLNSGRLSLGAGCVSGMQEILKLATGQAEERKQFGKSINQFGLIQDKLAQMAFKTYATECVVYMTTGNMCKGLNDYYLETAVCKIYGSENLWDVVDMGMQIAAGIGYMCEYPYERMMRDARIQLIFEGTNEILRCFLALSGVRGPSERLKELGKISDVSNALKDPIKSLGVLTDFAKGRLSKMFANKVLSQYHPDLEEYADQFSSMLSGFAIQVENTLIKYGKKIIDHELPQGRMANMAIELYVMISVISRTTTILNSDSIEKERKDYVLNLAKLALDDSKKKFIGELKGMTNNKDKTIIKVTEQLTKNGGYGLDIIDY, from the coding sequence ATGTCACAACAGGAAGGTAAACAATTAAACTCGGTAGTCGGTAGTTTCTTTTATGGTGAGATAGAAGAAGCAGCAACATTTCCTTTTCCGTCTTTTACACAGGATCAAAAGGAGATGGCCAAGGAAATGGTGAGTGCGATTGCAAAGTTTTCTGAGGATCAGATCGATAGTGAAAAGATGGATCATGAGTCGCAGATTCCTGTTGAGATCATTCAAGGTCTAGCAGAGCTTGGGCTTTGTGGGTTGGCCGTTCCGGAACAATATAATGGAATGGAATTAGATTATTCCCTCTACTCGAGAGTCTTTGCAGAAGTCGCTAGAGCAGATGCTTCTGTTGCCACAACTCTAGGAGCTCATCAGTCAATTGGATATCGGGCCCTGTTAAATGAAGGAAATGAAGAGCAAAAAGCGAAGTGGTTACCTCTTCTTGCTACGGGAGAAAAAATTGCAGCTTTTTGCTTAACGGAACCAAGTTCAGGCTCAGATGCCTACTCAATTAAAACCAAAGCTGTGGATAATGGAGATGGAACCTTCACCATAACTGGCCAGAAGCTTTGGATCACAAATGGTGGAATGGCAGATTTTTATTCTGTATTTTGTAAGACAGACCACGAAATAGAGGGAAAGAGTGTCGAAAAAATTTCTTGTTTTATCGTCGAAAAAGAAATGGAAGGTGTTTCTTTTGGTGAAAAAGAAGTCAAAATGGGAATTAAGGCCTCTGAAACCAGAGCTGTTTATTTTGATAAAGTAAAAGTTCCTGCTGGAAATATGATCGGAGGCCCTGGTAAGGGATTTAAAATCGCTATGAACGTTTTAAATAGCGGCAGGCTATCATTAGGAGCAGGTTGTGTTTCAGGTATGCAAGAAATTCTAAAACTGGCCACTGGCCAAGCTGAAGAAAGAAAACAATTTGGAAAATCTATTAATCAGTTTGGTCTTATCCAAGACAAACTGGCACAGATGGCCTTTAAAACTTATGCAACTGAATGTGTCGTCTATATGACTACTGGAAACATGTGTAAGGGTCTCAATGATTATTATCTGGAAACAGCGGTTTGCAAAATTTATGGTTCTGAAAATTTATGGGACGTTGTAGACATGGGAATGCAAATCGCCGCTGGAATTGGTTATATGTGTGAATATCCCTACGAGCGAATGATGAGGGATGCAAGAATACAGCTCATTTTCGAAGGGACAAATGAAATTCTAAGATGCTTTTTAGCTCTTTCTGGAGTGAGAGGACCATCTGAGAGACTAAAAGAGCTTGGTAAAATTTCTGATGTTTCAAACGCTCTAAAAGATCCTATCAAATCTTTAGGTGTTCTAACTGATTTTGCAAAGGGTAGACTTTCTAAAATGTTTGCTAATAAAGTTCTCTCTCAATACCACCCAGATTTGGAAGAGTATGCTGATCAGTTTTCATCGATGCTCAGTGGCTTTGCTATTCAAGTGGAAAACACACTTATCAAATATGGTAAGAAAATTATAGATCATGAACTCCCTCAAGGAAGGATGGCCAATATGGCCATCGAACTCTATGTGATGATTTCAGTGATCTCTCGGACCACTACAATTCTTAACAGTGATAGTATTGAGAAAGAGAGAAAAGACTATGTGCTTAATCTCGCTAAACTGGCCCTAGATGATTCAAAGAAAAAATTTATTGGAGAGCTTAAAGGCATGACAAATAATAAAGATAAAACCATAATTAAAGTTACTGAACAGCTGACTAAAAATGGTGGCTATGGACTGGATATTATCGATTATTAG
- a CDS encoding PDZ domain-containing protein: protein MKKFLSKLFKRKSTKKNEFDDLQSEIDADSSDVFTIDDDETHIIHHSSEDETELLEDFEIPGVPPSIKTSFMTRLLNQLKNLKNKKISTSQFKSIDLSKLNSNSFIQKIKKIKWEGYIDEIFATENRPKFHKIFKGSIIIFSSITLGNIIGAFIHYTPEAPINSMVSMNSASGLDQKQIQQVSNTNPFKAKVEVIRPKTDKPKVVIDENKICHQSNEKTSLQIKFESAIVLQDSVKSIAAVSVKSGKELLRIRQGDKIQNMAKVGLITPEKIIFNNLQTGKCEYISSSQKDMFKKSRSAGEIGDIISKSEGNKILNNLKKQGIRSEGNKLIIPSSLKRTAFSNMQEILTQARAIPIPKADGTMEFKIVDVVPDGVFAQLNIQDDDKITHIDGRPIKNMNEIMTLFGQFADLQQLQLTIERDGNSSQLEYVFE from the coding sequence ATGAAAAAATTTTTAAGCAAACTCTTTAAAAGAAAATCTACGAAGAAAAACGAGTTTGATGACCTTCAAAGTGAAATCGATGCTGACAGTTCAGATGTCTTCACTATTGATGATGATGAGACTCACATCATTCATCATAGCTCAGAAGACGAAACTGAGCTTTTGGAAGACTTTGAAATCCCTGGTGTTCCACCTTCAATTAAGACAAGTTTTATGACTCGTCTTTTAAATCAACTAAAGAATTTAAAAAATAAAAAAATATCCACTAGTCAGTTTAAAAGCATTGATCTTAGTAAATTAAACTCAAACTCCTTCATTCAAAAAATAAAAAAAATAAAGTGGGAAGGTTATATTGATGAGATATTTGCAACTGAAAATAGACCAAAATTTCATAAAATATTTAAGGGCTCAATTATCATCTTCTCCTCTATTACTTTGGGAAATATTATAGGTGCATTTATCCACTATACTCCTGAAGCTCCAATTAACTCAATGGTATCGATGAATAGTGCTTCAGGTCTTGATCAAAAACAAATCCAACAAGTAAGCAACACAAATCCATTTAAGGCCAAAGTTGAAGTTATCCGACCAAAAACAGATAAACCTAAAGTTGTGATTGATGAAAATAAAATTTGTCATCAATCGAATGAGAAAACATCACTTCAAATCAAATTTGAATCTGCAATTGTCTTACAAGACTCAGTAAAATCTATTGCAGCTGTTTCAGTTAAAAGTGGAAAAGAATTGTTAAGAATTCGTCAAGGTGACAAGATACAAAATATGGCAAAAGTTGGATTAATCACTCCAGAAAAAATCATTTTCAACAATTTACAAACTGGAAAGTGTGAGTATATTAGCAGCTCTCAAAAAGATATGTTCAAAAAAAGTCGTTCAGCGGGTGAAATTGGCGACATAATTAGTAAAAGCGAAGGAAATAAAATTCTTAATAATCTAAAGAAACAAGGAATTCGAAGCGAAGGGAACAAGCTTATTATACCTAGCTCTCTGAAAAGAACTGCCTTTTCTAATATGCAAGAAATTCTAACCCAGGCCAGAGCAATTCCAATACCTAAAGCTGATGGAACCATGGAATTTAAAATTGTTGATGTCGTTCCTGATGGAGTGTTCGCACAATTAAATATTCAAGATGATGACAAGATTACTCATATTGATGGTAGACCCATTAAAAATATGAACGAAATTATGACGCTCTTCGGACAATTTGCTGATTTACAACAGTTACAACTTACAATTGAAAGAGACGGAAACTCAAGTCAATTAGAGTATGTTTTTGAATAA